In Nostoc sp. GT001, a genomic segment contains:
- a CDS encoding ATP-grasp domain-containing protein, producing the protein MAQSISLSLPQSPTSSTGVKVKVVALFKTLGTLTLLLIALPFNALIVLISLLWGIVSSPFTKKAVVAAHPQTILVSGAKMTKALQLARSFHAAGHRVILIEGNKYWLSGHRFSKAVSRFYTVPAPQEDPEGYIQALVEIVKQEKVDVYVPVCSPVASYYDSLAKPVLSEYCEVFHFDPDITKMLDDKFAFTDRARSLGLSVPKSFKITDPQQVINFDFSQETRKYILKSIDYDSVRRLNLTKLPCDTPEETAAFVNSLPISPEKPWIMQEFIPGKELCTHSTVRDGELRLHCCSNSSAFQINYENVENPQIRQWVQHFVKSLALTGQVSFDFIQAEDGTVYAIECNPRTHSAITMFYNHPGVADAYLGKTPLAAPLEPLASSKPTYFLYHEIWRLTGIRSWKQLQTSVNTLVRGTDAIYSLDDPIPFLTLHHWQIPLLLLKNLQQLKGWVKIDFNIGKLVELGGD; encoded by the coding sequence ATGGCACAATCAATTTCTTTATCTCTGCCTCAATCCCCAACCTCATCAACGGGTGTTAAGGTAAAGGTAGTAGCTCTATTCAAGACTCTCGGTACTCTGACATTATTACTAATAGCCTTGCCGTTCAATGCTTTGATAGTATTGATATCTTTGCTGTGGGGCATTGTGAGTTCGCCGTTTACGAAAAAAGCTGTCGTAGCTGCTCATCCTCAGACTATCTTGGTAAGTGGAGCCAAGATGACTAAAGCATTGCAACTTGCTCGCTCTTTCCATGCCGCAGGACACAGAGTTATTTTGATTGAAGGTAACAAATACTGGTTGTCTGGTCATAGATTTTCAAAGGCGGTAAGTCGTTTTTATACGGTTCCGGCTCCACAAGAAGATCCAGAAGGCTATATCCAGGCGCTAGTAGAAATTGTCAAGCAAGAAAAGGTTGACGTTTATGTTCCTGTATGCAGTCCTGTAGCTAGCTATTATGACTCTTTAGCAAAGCCTGTATTATCAGAATACTGCGAAGTTTTCCACTTCGATCCAGATATAACCAAGATGTTGGATGATAAATTTGCCTTTACCGATCGGGCGCGATCGCTTGGTTTATCTGTCCCCAAATCGTTTAAAATCACAGATCCTCAACAAGTTATCAATTTCGATTTTAGTCAAGAAACCCGCAAATATATTCTTAAAAGTATTGATTACGACTCCGTTCGCCGTTTAAATTTAACCAAACTTCCCTGCGACACCCCAGAAGAGACAGCAGCCTTTGTCAACAGTTTACCTATCAGTCCAGAAAAACCTTGGATTATGCAAGAGTTTATTCCTGGTAAGGAATTATGCACACATAGTACAGTGCGGGATGGGGAATTAAGATTGCATTGTTGTTCAAACTCTTCTGCGTTTCAAATCAACTATGAAAACGTCGAAAATCCCCAAATCCGTCAATGGGTGCAACACTTCGTCAAGAGTTTGGCTTTAACTGGGCAAGTTTCTTTCGACTTTATCCAAGCTGAAGACGGTACAGTTTACGCCATTGAATGCAATCCCCGTACCCATTCGGCAATTACAATGTTCTACAATCACCCCGGTGTTGCAGACGCTTATCTTGGTAAAACTCCCCTAGCTGCACCTCTGGAACCCCTAGCAAGTAGCAAGCCCACTTACTTCCTATATCACGAAATCTGGCGACTAACTGGTATTCGTTCTTGGAAACAATTGCAAACATCGGTTAATACTCTAGTGCGGGGCACTGATGCTATTTACAGTCTTGATGACCCCATACCATTTTTGACTTTGCATCATTGGCAGATTCCCTTGCTTTTGCTGAAGAATCTCCAACAACTCAAAGGATGGGTAAAAATAGACTTCAATATTGGCAAACTGGTGGAATTAGGTGGCGATTAA
- a CDS encoding class I SAM-dependent methyltransferase gives MTSVLGRETARPITPHSILVAQLQQTLKLAEENNIPVEILDSLRQGVQLAAGLDPYLDDYTTPESSALTALAQKTSKEDWSKRFSDGETVRQLEQEMLSGHLEGQTLKMFVHITKAKRILEVGMFTGYSALAMAEALPSDGQLIGCEVDPYVAEFAQACFSESPHGDKIVVEVAPALETLHKLAARKEVFDLIFIDADKKEYVEYFQTILDGNLLTPDGLICVDNTLLQGQVYLPPEQRTANGEAIAQFNRVVATDPRVEQVLLPIRDGVTLIRRVA, from the coding sequence ATGACGAGTGTTTTAGGACGAGAAACAGCTAGACCGATAACGCCACACAGTATTTTAGTAGCCCAGCTACAGCAAACCCTCAAATTAGCAGAAGAGAACAATATTCCCGTAGAGATATTAGATTCTTTGCGGCAGGGAGTTCAATTAGCGGCGGGTTTAGATCCCTACTTGGATGATTACACCACGCCAGAATCGAGCGCATTGACAGCATTGGCGCAAAAAACTAGTAAAGAAGACTGGAGCAAACGCTTCAGCGATGGTGAAACAGTGCGTCAACTAGAGCAGGAAATGCTCTCAGGGCATCTGGAAGGACAGACATTGAAAATGTTTGTTCATATCACTAAAGCAAAGCGCATTCTAGAAGTAGGAATGTTCACAGGGTATTCAGCCTTAGCAATGGCAGAAGCATTACCAAGTGATGGGCAACTTATCGGTTGCGAAGTAGATCCTTATGTTGCTGAATTTGCTCAAGCTTGTTTTAGTGAGTCTCCCCACGGCGACAAAATCGTTGTGGAAGTAGCACCTGCTTTAGAGACACTCCACAAGCTGGCTGCCAGAAAAGAAGTATTCGATCTGATCTTCATTGATGCCGATAAAAAAGAGTATGTAGAATACTTCCAGACCATTTTGGATGGTAACTTACTGACTCCCGACGGGTTAATCTGTGTGGATAACACTTTGTTGCAGGGACAAGTTTACCTACCACCCGAACAACGCACCGCCAACGGTGAAGCGATCGCTCAATTCAACCGCGTTGTCGCCACCGATCCTCGTGTAGAGCAAGTTCTGTTACCCATCCGAGATGGTGTAACGCTAATTAGACGCGTGGCGTAA
- a CDS encoding sedoheptulose 7-phosphate cyclase has translation MNKVQASFEATETAFHVQGYEKIDFSLVYVNGAFDIENREIADSYAKFGRCLTVIDANVHELYGDQIRSYFRHYDIELTVFPIIITEPAKTLATFEKIVDAFSDFGLVRKEPVLVVGGGLVTDVAGFACASYRRKSNYIRIPTTLIGLIDAGVAIKVAVNHRKLKNRLGAYHAPLKVILDFSFLKTLPTAQVRNGMAELVKIAVVSNSEVFELLYEYGEELLSTHFGHVNATPEIKEIAHKVNYEAIKTMLELETPNLHELDLDRVIAYGHTWSPTLELAPQIPLYHGHAVNIDMALSATIAAQRGYIPTGERDRILDLMSRIGLSLDHPLLDGDLLWDATQSISLTRDGKLRAAMPCPIGECFFANDLTREELDVALAEHKRLCAKYPRGGKGVDAYIESQEAKLVGV, from the coding sequence ATGAATAAGGTTCAAGCATCATTTGAAGCTACCGAAACTGCGTTTCACGTGCAAGGTTACGAAAAAATCGATTTTAGCCTTGTCTATGTGAACGGTGCATTTGATATTGAAAACAGAGAAATTGCAGATAGCTACGCAAAATTTGGTCGCTGTCTGACTGTAATTGATGCCAATGTTCATGAACTGTATGGCGATCAGATCAGGTCATATTTTAGACACTATGACATTGAACTGACAGTATTTCCGATCATCATTACAGAGCCAGCTAAAACCCTGGCAACCTTTGAAAAAATCGTTGACGCTTTTTCAGATTTTGGCTTAGTTCGTAAAGAACCAGTCTTAGTTGTCGGTGGTGGTCTAGTTACTGATGTGGCTGGATTTGCTTGTGCTTCTTACCGTCGCAAGAGCAACTATATTCGCATTCCTACCACATTGATTGGTTTAATCGATGCAGGTGTAGCGATTAAGGTAGCAGTTAATCATCGCAAGTTAAAAAATCGCTTGGGAGCATATCATGCACCCTTGAAAGTGATCCTGGACTTCTCATTCTTGAAAACCTTGCCAACGGCTCAAGTTCGTAATGGGATGGCAGAGTTAGTGAAAATTGCGGTAGTTTCTAACTCGGAAGTCTTTGAACTGCTATACGAATATGGCGAAGAACTGCTTTCGACTCACTTTGGACATGTGAACGCGACACCGGAAATTAAAGAGATTGCCCATAAAGTCAACTACGAGGCAATCAAAACTATGTTGGAGTTAGAGACTCCTAACTTGCATGAACTAGACCTCGATCGCGTCATCGCTTACGGTCATACTTGGAGTCCTACCCTAGAATTAGCACCTCAGATACCCCTATATCATGGTCATGCGGTCAATATAGATATGGCTTTGTCTGCAACCATTGCAGCACAACGCGGCTATATTCCAACAGGAGAGCGCGATCGCATCCTAGACTTGATGAGTCGTATCGGTTTATCACTCGATCATCCTCTACTAGATGGAGATTTACTCTGGGATGCTACCCAATCGATAAGCTTGACACGAGATGGCAAACTACGTGCAGCTATGCCTTGTCCGATTGGTGAGTGCTTCTTTGCCAACGATCTAACTCGTGAAGAACTTGATGTTGCTCTGGCTGAACACAAACGTCTTTGTGCTAAATACCCTCGTGGCGGAAAAGGTGTTGACGCATACATTGAAAGTCAAGAAGCCAAGCTAGTGGGGGTGTGA
- a CDS encoding pentapeptide repeat-containing protein codes for MDAKELLKRYAAGERDFSGINLEEADLNGANLSGANLSRANLLAANLSDANLSGANLSYARLSLARFIGTNLEDANVTDADIIGATFENANLKGSYLSDFGYINNALFQNTIVGDGRIIVGPEIIHG; via the coding sequence ATGGATGCTAAAGAGTTGCTCAAGCGTTATGCTGCTGGAGAGAGAGATTTTAGTGGGATTAATTTGGAAGAGGCTGACTTGAATGGAGCTAATCTGAGCGGGGCTAACTTAAGTCGAGCTAATCTATTGGCAGCTAATTTGAGTGATGCTAATTTAAGTGGGGCTAATCTCAGTTATGCCAGATTGAGCCTGGCTAGGTTCATTGGTACTAATTTAGAGGATGCTAATGTGACTGATGCTGACATAATTGGTGCCACATTTGAAAATGCCAATCTCAAAGGGTCTTACCTTAGTGATTTCGGTTACATTAACAATGCCTTGTTCCAAAATACGATTGTTGGTGATGGTAGGATTATCGTTGGACCAGAGATAATTCATGGATGA
- a CDS encoding response regulator has protein sequence MKTLPISRYRFFQKLQPLPLLKKITGKSVTGCLQVFSTSGSWSIYVDEGKLIYASYSEKMFEPLYRNLQRLSEQISTLPDGIKDQVRAIFETGIENQAIPNPDYLAICWLVNQKYISSSQAAMLIEQLALEVLESFLNLEEGSYEFIPESFLDDMPKFCHLNVRLLVERCLTPQNVRVSVSEREAGYRQTSPNYQSHTSQFFQINELQSKAKTTPKLPKINGYKPATYSINTNEHRGQQIIQPPADRKIYTILCIDDSPTVLNAIKSYLDEQTFSVIGVTDSLKALMQIIRIKPDIILLDISMPNLDGYELCSLLRKHSYFKNTPVIMVSEKVGFLDRAKAKMVRASGYLTKPFKQGDLLKVIFQHIV, from the coding sequence ATGAAGACACTTCCGATTAGTAGATACAGATTTTTCCAAAAGCTCCAGCCCCTACCTTTGTTGAAAAAAATCACTGGTAAGTCGGTTACTGGTTGTTTACAAGTGTTTAGCACATCAGGCTCTTGGTCAATATATGTAGATGAGGGGAAACTAATTTATGCCAGCTACTCAGAGAAAATGTTTGAGCCGCTTTACAGAAATTTGCAACGCTTGAGCGAGCAAATTTCTACTCTCCCTGACGGAATCAAAGATCAGGTGCGGGCGATATTTGAAACTGGTATTGAAAATCAGGCAATACCGAACCCAGATTATCTGGCTATTTGTTGGTTAGTCAATCAGAAATATATCAGTTCTTCTCAAGCAGCAATGCTAATAGAGCAATTGGCGCTAGAAGTTCTAGAGTCATTTCTGAATTTAGAGGAGGGAAGCTATGAATTTATTCCTGAGAGTTTTCTGGATGATATGCCAAAATTTTGTCATCTAAATGTTCGTTTATTAGTTGAACGATGTTTAACGCCCCAAAATGTTCGCGTTAGCGTCTCTGAAAGAGAAGCGGGTTATCGTCAAACATCGCCAAATTATCAATCGCATACCTCACAATTTTTCCAAATAAATGAGCTACAATCTAAAGCCAAAACTACGCCAAAGTTACCTAAAATAAACGGCTATAAGCCAGCAACCTACTCGATTAATACTAATGAACACAGAGGTCAGCAAATCATCCAACCGCCTGCTGACAGAAAAATCTACACAATCTTGTGTATTGATGACAGTCCTACAGTATTGAATGCTATTAAAAGTTATTTAGATGAGCAAACCTTTTCCGTTATCGGAGTCACTGATTCTTTAAAAGCTTTAATGCAGATTATCCGTATAAAACCCGACATAATTTTGTTGGATATATCAATGCCTAATCTCGATGGATATGAACTCTGCTCTTTGCTGCGTAAACACTCATATTTTAAAAATACACCTGTGATTATGGTGTCAGAAAAAGTAGGATTCCTAGATAGAGCTAAAGCTAAGATGGTGAGAGCATCAGGCTATTTAACCAAGCCTTTTAAACAAGGAGATTTACTAAAAGTCATTTTTCAACATATTGTTTAA